A window from Solanum stenotomum isolate F172 chromosome 5, ASM1918654v1, whole genome shotgun sequence encodes these proteins:
- the LOC125866311 gene encoding la-related protein 6C-like, whose product MAQMQPEKVASSVQESTQDQFVDHNGVGSFKFNVQAPAFVPRKSHATTIPISGGYLYPCNFQYVSTNNNSKIYGGDQDATSLLQEPTFVSSLSQKDKLPEDLRLKVIKQVEYQLSDMSLLANESLLKQMNKDPEAFVPISSVSATKKIKSLITNNQLTLSHALLSSTKLIVSEDGKRVKRKIPFTDKDKEELMLRTVVAENLPDDHSHHNIEKIFNVAGSVKTIRVCHPQDPNTRTRGDLGISSKLHALIEFEHPEAAEKAAEKLNDERNWRKGLRVRLLLRRSPKSVLKSRKSAFEGCLDDEDWLSSELADDSHHVSNQSEVVDHTNAEETLAAATTKKTWGKGRVKSTRQRNQMYSGRGLLSSSPQSSNTYEAPVKQATKGPRMPDGTRGFTMGRGKPLSINIQTGVHVI is encoded by the exons atggcACAAATGCAACCTGAGAAAGTTGCTTCTAGTGTCCAAGAATCAACACAAGATCAATTTGTTGATCATAATGGTGTAGGTTCTTTTAAGTTTAATGTTCAAGCCCCTGCCTTTGTGCCAAGAAAATCACATGCCACCACAATACCTATTTCAGGAGGATATTTATACCCATGCAATTTTCAATATGTTAGtactaataataatagtaaaatttATGGGGGTGATCAAGATGCTACCTCCTTACTTCAAGAACCAACTTTTGTTTCATCATTATCTCAAAAGGATAAGCTTCCTGAAGACCTTAGGCTAAAAGTTATCAAACAG GTTGAATACCAACTTAGTGACATGAGCTTGCTCGCGAATGAGAGCTTGTTGAAACAAATGAACAAGGACCCTGAAGCCTTTG TTCCTATTTCTTCTGTTTCGGCTACAAAGAAAATCAAGTCCCTCATCACCAACAACCAATTAACACTTTCTCATGCCCTCTTGTCCTCTACAAAATTG ATTGTAAGCGAAGATGGCAAGAGAGTCAAACGAAAAATCCCATTCACTGACAAGGATAAAGAGGAATTGATG TTACGCACTGTAGTTGCTGAGAATTTACCCGATGATCACTCTCATCACAACattgagaaaatatttaatgtGGCTGGAAG TGTCAAAACCATCCGAGTATGCCATCCTCAAGATCCTAACACACGAACACGAGGAGACTTGGGCATCAGCAGTAAG CTTCATGCACTGATAGAGTTTGAGCATCCAGAAGCCGCTGAGAAAGCA GCGGAGAAGCTAAATGATGAGAGGAACTGGAGAAAGGGCCTTCGAGTGAGGTTGTTGCTCAGACGTTCA CCAAAGTCCGTTCTAAAGAGCAGAAAGTCGGCATTTGAGGGTTGTTTAGATGATGAAGATTGGTTGAGTTCTGAATTAGCAGATGATTCACATCATGTTTCTAATCAATCAGAAGTAGTGGATCATACAAAT GCTGAAGAGACTTTAGCAGCTGCAACAACAAAGAAAACATGGGGTAAAGGGCGTGTTAAAAGTACACGACAAAGAAACCAAATGTACAGCGGACGTGGACTGCTTTCCTCATCACCACAAAGCAGCAACACATACGAAGCACCGGTGAAACAAGCTACAAAAGGACCTAGAATGCCAGATGGAACCAGAGGTTTCACTATGGGAAGAGGGAAGCCCCTGAGTATTAATATTCAAACTGGAGTACATGTTATATAA